The following coding sequences lie in one Microvirga sp. 17 mud 1-3 genomic window:
- a CDS encoding HAD family hydrolase — protein sequence MAPPLSTIGFDADDTLWQNEHFYRLTEEHFTSLLAEHGEREVLSSRLLEAERRNLGLYGYGIKGFTLSMIETAIEITEGRVPVAVIERILAAGREMLNHPVETLPHAREALERLAGRYRIVLITKGDLFDQERKLAQSGLGDLFDAVEIVSEKSPATYERLFARHGDGPEHSMMVGNSLKSDIVPAIAAGSWGVYVPHALTWALEHAEEPVSAARFRRLAHLGELVDLVEAIG from the coding sequence ATGGCACCTCCCCTCTCGACCATCGGCTTCGATGCCGACGATACGCTCTGGCAGAACGAGCATTTCTACCGGCTCACGGAAGAGCACTTCACGTCCCTATTGGCCGAGCATGGGGAACGGGAGGTCCTGTCGAGCCGCCTCCTCGAGGCCGAGCGGCGCAATCTCGGGCTCTACGGCTACGGCATCAAGGGCTTCACCCTCTCGATGATCGAGACCGCCATCGAGATCACGGAAGGGCGCGTGCCCGTGGCCGTGATCGAGCGCATCCTGGCGGCCGGCCGGGAGATGCTGAACCACCCCGTGGAAACCCTGCCCCATGCCCGCGAGGCCCTGGAGCGCCTGGCGGGGCGCTACCGCATCGTGCTCATCACCAAGGGTGACCTGTTCGACCAGGAGCGGAAGCTCGCCCAGTCGGGACTGGGGGATCTGTTCGACGCCGTGGAGATCGTCAGCGAAAAGTCCCCCGCGACCTACGAGCGCCTCTTCGCCCGGCACGGCGACGGGCCGGAGCACAGCATGATGGTGGGGAATTCCCTCAAATCCGACATCGTTCCGGCCATCGCGGCGGGGAGCTGGGGCGTCTATGTTCCCCATGCGCTGACCTGGGCGCTGGAGCACGCGGAAGAGCCGGTCTCGGCGGCACGCTTCAGGCGCCTTGCCCATCTGGGCGAGCTGGTCGATCTCGTCGAGGCGATCGGCTGA
- a CDS encoding Rrf2 family transcriptional regulator — MKLTAHTDYALRMLMSLAVLNDRLVTIEELARRHRVSKNHLMKVAQTLVGLGLVRSVRGRAGGLRLAQSPAEIRIGTVVRSLEDDMRLVSCLGDGPSECVLSGACRLTGALSRALDAFLAELEKVTLADLIQHRPMIKERLGISAAA, encoded by the coding sequence ATGAAGCTGACAGCGCATACCGATTATGCTCTTCGCATGCTGATGAGCCTGGCCGTTCTTAACGACCGGCTCGTCACTATCGAGGAGCTCGCCCGGCGTCACCGGGTCTCGAAGAACCACCTGATGAAGGTGGCCCAGACCCTTGTCGGCCTTGGCCTCGTGCGCAGCGTCCGGGGCCGGGCAGGGGGGCTCCGGCTTGCTCAAAGTCCTGCCGAGATCCGTATCGGAACCGTGGTTCGCTCGCTCGAGGACGACATGCGCCTCGTCAGTTGTCTCGGAGACGGGCCCTCCGAATGCGTCCTCAGCGGCGCCTGCCGCCTGACCGGGGCCCTGTCGCGGGCGCTCGACGCCTTCCTGGCCGAGCTCGAAAAGGTCACGCTCGCCGACCTTATCCAGCATCGGCCCATGATCAAGGAGCGGCTCGGCATCTCGGCCGCCGCCTGA
- a CDS encoding 16S rRNA pseudouridine(516) synthase has translation MSKAATLRLDRLLANLGYGSRREVQQLVDAGAVTLDGAIIEEPDQRIAVTRDLPERMQVDDEPLDPPPGLLLMLNKPLGVTCSHKEAGPLVYGLLPPRWRRRDPALSTVGRLDKETSGLLLMTDDGTLLHRIISPRSNVSKRYRVTLDRPLRGDEAAIFSSGTLMLDNEDKPLLPAELEVLSPTEALVTITEGRYHQVRRMFAAVGNHVVALHRDRMGGLTLPDDIAPGEYRIMGEAEIAQVLPPR, from the coding sequence ATGAGCAAGGCTGCCACCCTCAGGCTCGACCGGCTGCTCGCCAATCTGGGCTATGGCTCAAGGCGGGAGGTGCAGCAACTCGTGGACGCAGGGGCCGTAACCCTTGACGGCGCCATCATCGAGGAGCCGGATCAGCGCATCGCCGTCACGCGCGATCTGCCGGAGCGGATGCAGGTGGACGACGAACCTCTCGACCCGCCGCCCGGCCTCTTGCTGATGCTGAACAAGCCGCTCGGCGTCACCTGCTCGCACAAGGAGGCGGGACCCCTGGTCTATGGTCTGCTGCCGCCCCGCTGGCGCCGCCGCGACCCGGCGCTCTCCACGGTCGGCCGCCTGGACAAGGAAACGTCGGGCCTGCTGCTGATGACCGACGACGGCACCCTGCTCCACCGCATCATCTCGCCGCGCAGCAACGTCTCCAAGCGCTATCGCGTCACCCTCGACCGTCCCCTGCGGGGCGACGAGGCCGCAATCTTCTCCTCAGGGACGCTGATGCTCGACAACGAGGACAAGCCGCTCCTGCCGGCCGAACTGGAGGTGCTCTCGCCGACGGAGGCCCTCGTGACCATCACGGAAGGACGCTACCATCAGGTGCGCCGGATGTTCGCAGCGGTCGGCAACCATGTGGTCGCCCTGCACCGGGACCGCATGGGCGGCCTCACCCTGCCGGACGATATCGCGCCGGGGGAATACCGCATCATGGGCGAGGCCGAGATCGCGCAGGTCCTGCCGCCCCGCTGA
- a CDS encoding NAD(P)/FAD-dependent oxidoreductase codes for MEQFDVVVIGAGAAGMMCAAEAGRRGRSVLVLDQADAPGEKIRISGGGRCNFTNLHAAPRNYLSQNPSFCISALRRYTQHDFIGLVERYGIAYHEKTLGQLFCDGSSRQIVDLLLAEMKRHGAVLRLGTAVEETVRDEEGFHLRLTNGAVRCRSLVVASGGKSIPKMGATGFGYDLARQFDIPVTETRPALVPLTLEPGLLERLKPLAGVSVDAVVSCGKTQFSEAMLFTHRGLSGPAILQISSYWREGDEIVVAMLPGTNLFEELRAARAQNGRQALQTALSQFLPKRLAQLIAETERVSGNLADLSDKVLRRIDEAVNRWRFKPAGSEGYRTAEVTLGGVDTRALDSRTMEAKAVPGLYFIGEVVDVTGWLGGYNFQWAWSSGWCAGQAV; via the coding sequence GTGGAGCAATTCGATGTGGTGGTGATCGGCGCCGGTGCGGCGGGCATGATGTGCGCCGCCGAGGCAGGCAGGCGCGGGCGCTCGGTGCTCGTCCTCGACCAGGCGGACGCTCCGGGCGAAAAAATCCGCATCTCGGGCGGCGGGCGTTGCAATTTCACCAATCTCCACGCAGCACCGCGGAACTACCTGTCGCAGAATCCGAGCTTCTGCATTTCGGCTCTCAGGCGCTACACGCAGCACGATTTCATTGGCCTCGTGGAGCGCTACGGCATCGCCTATCACGAGAAGACCTTAGGCCAGCTCTTCTGCGACGGCTCCTCGCGCCAGATCGTCGATCTCCTCCTGGCCGAGATGAAGCGCCATGGCGCTGTCCTGCGGCTCGGGACCGCTGTCGAGGAGACGGTACGGGACGAGGAGGGATTTCACCTGCGGCTGACGAACGGGGCAGTCCGCTGCCGCTCCCTGGTGGTGGCCTCAGGCGGCAAGTCGATCCCCAAGATGGGCGCAACCGGCTTCGGCTACGATCTTGCGCGGCAGTTCGACATCCCGGTCACCGAGACCCGTCCGGCTCTCGTGCCCCTGACCCTGGAGCCCGGCCTGCTCGAACGGCTGAAGCCGCTTGCGGGCGTGTCTGTGGATGCGGTCGTCTCCTGCGGCAAGACGCAATTCTCCGAGGCGATGCTGTTCACCCATCGGGGCCTGAGCGGGCCCGCCATCCTGCAGATCTCGTCCTATTGGCGGGAGGGCGACGAGATTGTGGTCGCGATGCTGCCAGGGACCAATTTGTTCGAAGAACTGCGCGCCGCCAGGGCGCAGAATGGGCGTCAGGCTTTGCAGACGGCGCTTTCACAGTTCCTGCCGAAGCGTCTGGCGCAGCTGATAGCCGAGACCGAGCGGGTGAGCGGCAATCTCGCGGACCTCTCGGACAAGGTGCTGCGCCGGATCGACGAGGCCGTGAACCGCTGGCGCTTCAAGCCCGCGGGCTCGGAGGGCTATCGCACGGCCGAGGTGACGCTCGGCGGGGTCGATACCCGTGCGCTGGATTCCCGGACCATGGAGGCGAAGGCGGTACCCGGCCTGTACTTCATCGGCGAAGTGGTGGACGTGACCGGCTGGCTCGGCGGCTACAATTTCCAGTGGGCCTGGTCCTCGGGCTGGTGCGCCGGACAGGCCGTGTAA
- a CDS encoding alpha/beta fold hydrolase, with protein MGAAALYTSMQATEAEREYPPIGRFMTVDGVRLHYIERGRGEPLVLLHGNGSMIQDFLISGIVDRLAKDYRVIVFDRPGFGYSSRPRRLWTPRAYARLFESALQLMGVRDALVLGHSWGTLIALSLALEAPTLVRGLVLLSGYYYPTARADVVLFSPPAIPVLGDLMRHTVGPLAAKALLPKLIRKIFAPAPVPRRFEERFPKALVLRPSQLRAVAEDTALMIPAAMEMQGHYPDITVPTVIVAGDSDEIVYSGRQSERLQEDLPNSVYMALPGLGHMIQHLAPDAVIQAVDGVASRAKARPRAPSPAMAAQVRA; from the coding sequence ATGGGAGCCGCGGCCCTCTACACATCCATGCAGGCGACCGAGGCGGAGCGTGAGTACCCGCCCATCGGCCGGTTCATGACCGTGGACGGCGTGCGCCTCCACTATATCGAGCGGGGCAGGGGCGAACCGCTCGTGCTCCTGCACGGCAATGGATCCATGATCCAGGATTTCCTGATCAGCGGCATCGTCGACCGCCTGGCCAAGGACTATCGCGTGATCGTGTTCGACCGGCCCGGCTTCGGCTACAGCTCGCGGCCGCGCCGCCTGTGGACGCCGCGCGCCTATGCGCGCCTGTTCGAGAGCGCCCTGCAGCTGATGGGTGTCCGGGATGCGCTGGTCCTCGGCCATTCCTGGGGCACATTGATTGCCCTCAGCCTGGCCCTGGAGGCGCCGACGCTCGTGCGGGGCCTCGTGCTGCTGTCCGGATATTACTACCCGACGGCCCGGGCCGATGTGGTGCTCTTCTCGCCGCCCGCCATCCCGGTCCTCGGCGACCTCATGCGTCATACGGTGGGGCCGCTCGCCGCCAAGGCTTTGCTTCCGAAGCTCATCCGCAAGATCTTCGCACCTGCGCCGGTTCCGCGTCGTTTCGAGGAGCGCTTCCCCAAGGCGCTGGTGCTGCGGCCCTCTCAATTGCGCGCCGTTGCGGAAGACACGGCGCTCATGATCCCGGCCGCCATGGAGATGCAGGGCCATTATCCCGACATCACGGTCCCGACCGTCATCGTAGCCGGTGATTCCGACGAGATCGTCTATTCGGGACGCCAGTCGGAGCGTCTTCAGGAGGATCTGCCCAACAGCGTCTATATGGCGCTGCCCGGCCTTGGCCATATGATCCAGCATCTCGCCCCCGACGCGGTCATCCAGGCGGTCGACGGGGTCGCCTCACGGGCGAAGGCCCGCCCGCGGGCCCCATCCCCGGCCATGGCGGCGCAGGTCCGCGCCTAA
- a CDS encoding VOC family protein, with protein sequence MPKLNGVLETALYVDDVPRAQAFYETVLDLKPIFADQRLCALDVAGRSVLLLFRRGATLETVTMPGGTIPPHDGSGPQHIALAVSAEDLAAWEDRLAGKGVAIEGRTDWPRGGRSIYFRDPDGHLLELATPGLWPTY encoded by the coding sequence ATGCCGAAGCTGAACGGAGTTCTGGAGACGGCCCTCTATGTGGACGACGTGCCCCGGGCACAGGCCTTCTACGAGACGGTGCTCGACCTGAAGCCCATCTTCGCTGATCAGCGCCTCTGCGCCCTCGATGTCGCCGGGCGCAGTGTCCTCCTCCTGTTCCGGCGGGGCGCTACGCTCGAGACCGTCACGATGCCGGGAGGCACCATCCCGCCCCATGACGGAAGCGGGCCCCAGCACATCGCGCTCGCCGTTTCGGCGGAGGACCTCGCAGCCTGGGAGGATCGCCTCGCCGGGAAGGGCGTCGCCATCGAGGGCCGCACGGACTGGCCGCGAGGCGGCCGCAGCATCTACTTCCGCGACCCTGACGGACATCTCCTGGAGCTCGCGACGCCCGGCCTCTGGCCGACCTATTGA
- a CDS encoding class I SAM-dependent methyltransferase: MDETKPDGVYGAPPDELAAVPEGAIPFSPLEPGAQALEDCAEGGLKSLTMLAPPGTLERRYTLALGLRALAPEGRLTVLAPKDKGGSRLRKELVGFGCMVAEEPRRHYRICTVARPAELSGIEEAVTAGGMRFNEDLGLWTQPGIFSWDRVDPGSALLLEHLPAFSGRGADLGCGLGILARAILRSPEVKALTLVDIDRRAVEAARRNVADPRAKARWADVRASGAGETGLDFVVMNPPFHDGGAEDRALGQSFIRRAAEALRPGGACWLVANRHLPYEAVMKPLFRRIALKAETGLYKIYEAHA, encoded by the coding sequence TTGGACGAGACGAAACCCGATGGCGTGTACGGCGCTCCTCCGGACGAGCTGGCGGCCGTGCCGGAGGGAGCCATTCCGTTCTCGCCGCTCGAGCCCGGCGCTCAGGCGCTTGAGGATTGTGCCGAGGGCGGGCTTAAGAGCCTCACGATGCTCGCCCCGCCCGGAACCCTGGAACGGCGCTATACCCTTGCCCTCGGTTTGAGGGCGCTCGCGCCTGAAGGGCGGCTGACGGTGCTGGCCCCAAAGGACAAGGGCGGATCGCGGCTGCGCAAGGAGCTTGTGGGCTTCGGCTGCATGGTCGCCGAAGAGCCAAGGCGGCACTACCGGATCTGCACCGTGGCCCGTCCGGCTGAGCTCTCCGGCATCGAGGAGGCGGTCACTGCGGGCGGGATGCGGTTCAACGAGGATCTCGGCCTGTGGACGCAGCCAGGCATCTTCAGCTGGGATCGGGTCGATCCCGGCAGCGCCCTGCTTCTGGAGCACCTCCCGGCTTTCTCGGGCCGCGGCGCGGATCTCGGCTGCGGCCTCGGCATCCTCGCGCGGGCCATCCTCCGCTCGCCTGAGGTCAAGGCGCTGACGCTGGTCGATATCGACCGCCGTGCCGTCGAGGCGGCCCGCCGCAACGTGGCGGATCCGCGTGCAAAGGCGCGCTGGGCCGATGTGCGTGCCTCCGGCGCGGGCGAGACCGGGCTCGATTTCGTGGTCATGAACCCGCCCTTCCACGATGGCGGCGCGGAGGACCGCGCCCTTGGGCAGAGCTTCATCCGCCGTGCGGCCGAGGCCCTGCGTCCCGGCGGCGCGTGCTGGCTCGTCGCCAACCGCCATCTTCCCTACGAGGCCGTGATGAAGCCCCTGTTCCGGCGCATCGCCCTGAAGGCCGAGACCGGCCTCTACAAGATCTACGAGGCCCACGCATGA
- a CDS encoding DEAD/DEAH box helicase has product MPFPKTNPSLERALAEKGYSEPTPVQAAVLQPEAEGRDLLVSAQTGSGKTVAYGLALAETLLGEAERFGPPAEPLALIVAPTRELALQVHRELIWLYGPTGARVASCVGGMDVRREQRALADGCHIVVGTPGRLRDHLERGRLDPSQMRAVVLDEADEMLDLGFREDLEFILDATPPERRTLLFSATLPRNIAALARRYQRDALRVDTLVENQPHGDIDYQAVRIAPNEIELAVVNVLRFFEARGAMVFCHTRETVRHLHASLVERGFSAVALSGELTQNERNHALQALRDGRARVCVATDVAARGIDLPDLGLVIHADLPNDPETLLHRSGRTGRAGRKGVCVLLVPYTRRRKAERLIDDAGLEATWGGPPSADEIRRRDRERILQDPALTDETTEDDLATAQALLSRLSAEEIAAAFARVLRARLPAPEEVFDPGADRGPRDRLDKRTREKERDTQRTREGRADYGGGQDMVWFRMSVGRRNNADPRWLLPIICRLGHVTKKEIGSIRIFDRETKFEIAQSIAPKFAAAVRKTNDEDIRIEPAEAPGGRSDHDGKTEKAPPRKGGFKAGPKGGPKGEGKRKDRGEDRGPSKREGNGKPKRPFARKGKPG; this is encoded by the coding sequence ATGCCCTTTCCCAAGACCAATCCGAGCCTCGAACGCGCCCTCGCCGAGAAAGGCTACAGTGAACCCACCCCCGTCCAGGCCGCCGTGCTCCAGCCGGAGGCTGAAGGGCGGGACCTGCTCGTCTCGGCCCAGACGGGCTCCGGCAAGACCGTCGCCTACGGGCTCGCCCTCGCTGAGACCCTTCTGGGGGAGGCGGAGCGCTTCGGGCCGCCTGCGGAACCGCTCGCGCTCATTGTGGCGCCGACCCGAGAGCTGGCGCTCCAGGTCCACCGGGAATTGATCTGGCTCTATGGGCCGACCGGGGCGCGGGTCGCGTCCTGCGTCGGCGGCATGGACGTGCGCCGCGAGCAGCGGGCGCTCGCCGATGGCTGCCACATCGTGGTGGGCACGCCGGGCCGCCTGCGCGACCATCTGGAGCGCGGGCGTCTCGACCCGTCGCAGATGCGCGCCGTGGTCCTGGACGAGGCCGACGAGATGCTCGATCTCGGCTTCCGGGAGGATCTGGAATTCATCCTCGACGCGACGCCCCCGGAGCGGCGCACGCTCCTGTTCTCGGCCACCTTGCCGCGCAATATCGCGGCCCTGGCGCGGCGCTACCAGCGCGACGCCCTGCGGGTCGACACGCTAGTCGAGAACCAGCCTCACGGGGACATCGACTACCAGGCGGTGCGGATCGCGCCCAACGAGATCGAGCTCGCGGTCGTGAACGTGCTGCGCTTCTTCGAGGCGCGGGGCGCCATGGTGTTCTGCCATACCCGCGAGACCGTGCGCCACCTCCATGCCAGCCTGGTGGAGCGTGGCTTCTCGGCCGTCGCCCTGTCGGGCGAACTGACGCAGAATGAGCGCAACCATGCGCTCCAGGCTCTGCGCGACGGGCGGGCACGGGTCTGTGTCGCCACCGACGTCGCGGCCCGCGGCATCGACCTGCCGGATCTCGGGCTCGTGATCCATGCCGACCTGCCGAACGACCCCGAGACCCTGCTTCACCGCAGCGGCCGCACGGGGCGGGCGGGCCGGAAGGGCGTTTGCGTGCTCCTGGTTCCGTATACCCGCCGCCGCAAGGCCGAGCGCCTCATCGACGATGCCGGCCTGGAAGCCACCTGGGGCGGCCCGCCTTCGGCCGACGAAATCCGCCGCCGGGACCGCGAGCGCATCCTGCAGGATCCGGCCCTGACCGACGAAACGACGGAAGACGACCTCGCGACCGCGCAGGCGCTCCTGTCCCGCCTCTCGGCTGAGGAGATCGCGGCCGCGTTCGCGCGCGTGCTCCGTGCCCGCCTGCCGGCCCCGGAAGAAGTGTTCGATCCGGGTGCCGACCGCGGCCCGCGCGACCGGCTCGACAAGCGCACCCGCGAGAAGGAGCGCGACACCCAGAGGACTCGCGAGGGCCGTGCCGATTACGGCGGCGGCCAGGACATGGTCTGGTTCCGCATGAGTGTCGGCCGCCGAAACAATGCTGATCCGCGCTGGCTTCTGCCGATCATCTGCCGCCTGGGCCACGTGACCAAGAAGGAAATCGGCTCGATCCGGATCTTCGACCGGGAGACCAAGTTCGAGATAGCCCAGTCGATCGCGCCCAAGTTTGCTGCTGCCGTGCGCAAGACCAACGACGAGGATATCCGCATCGAGCCCGCGGAGGCACCGGGCGGACGAAGCGACCACGACGGGAAGACCGAGAAGGCGCCTCCGAGGAAGGGTGGCTTCAAGGCGGGGCCCAAGGGAGGGCCTAAGGGCGAAGGCAAGAGAAAAGACAGGGGCGAGGACAGGGGGCCATCGAAGCGGGAAGGCAATGGCAAGCCCAAGCGCCCCTTCGCCCGGAAGGGCAAGCCCGGTTAG
- a CDS encoding group III truncated hemoglobin: MTPRPIPLTEPKASITEDLIRELVNTFYSRVLEDGTLGPIFRKALESRWDEHLDIMVDFWSSVSLGTGRYGGKPHVAHRSLGLIEEHFHLWLALFESTAREVCPADAAAFFIDRAHRIADSLQIGLNIGPKALRLPNAPAGA, translated from the coding sequence ATGACCCCCCGCCCCATCCCTCTCACCGAACCCAAAGCCTCGATTACCGAGGATCTGATCCGCGAGCTGGTGAACACCTTCTACAGCCGTGTCCTGGAGGACGGGACGCTGGGGCCGATCTTCCGGAAGGCCCTGGAATCCCGATGGGACGAGCACCTCGACATCATGGTGGATTTCTGGTCCTCCGTCAGCCTGGGCACCGGGCGCTACGGGGGCAAGCCCCATGTGGCCCATCGCAGCCTCGGCCTGATCGAGGAACATTTTCACCTCTGGCTCGCCCTGTTCGAATCCACGGCCCGGGAGGTCTGCCCCGCCGATGCGGCGGCGTTCTTCATCGACCGGGCGCACCGGATCGCCGACAGTCTCCAGATCGGTCTCAATATCGGCCCCAAGGCCCTCCGCCTGCCGAATGCACCTGCCGGCGCGTAA
- a CDS encoding glucose/quinate/shikimate family membrane-bound PQQ-dependent dehydrogenase, protein MPSTGRTPFVLWIVGICLMVLGLALLAGGVWLVSLGGSWYYAVAGLVFIATGVLLIVRRPEALWLYAAFVLGTLAWAVWEIGLDWWQLAPRGDVVFIVGLVLLLPWIARPLARADDPHPWRAAGLPLAGALVIAAVVGIAALFEDYHNQDGALPTDAVAAAQPDYAGVPDSDWHAWGRSNFGSRYSPLAKITPDNVKSLKVAWTYHTGDIRGPGDPQETTYEVTPLKVGDTLYLCTPHDFAIALDAETGQERWRYDPKINQSKGLQHLTCRGVAYHASTPDNLPPNGECPQRILLPTADARLIALDAATGKTCPSFGKDGHVDLWAGMPDLQPGFYYSTSPPVVTKSLVIVAGNVSDNVSTTEPSGVIRAYDIYTGRLVWNMDPGEPDSTEPIGPGETYTHNSPNSWSVSSADEALGMIYLPMGNATPDQWGGRRTENMERFSSSILALDIATGKVRWVYQTVHHDLWDMDIGAQPSLIDLKRNGETIPALVAPTKQGGIYILDRRNGQPIFPVDEKPVPQGAAPGDRTSPTQPFSSVSLAPDQPLRERDMWGATLFDQLACRIQFRQLRYEGMFTPPSTQGSLVYPGNFGVIDWGGIAVDPVRQIAFANPSYMAFVSRLVPREEAPKQSPQEPSSGSDIQGSQETGSLNPNFGAPFAVDLHALLSPLGLPCQAPPWGYVAGLNLRTGEVAWKHRNGTVRDSSPVPLPFKMGVPSLGGPIMTAGGVAFLTSTLDYYVRAYDVASGRQLWQDRLPAGGQATPMTYLSPRSGRQFLVVVAGGHGSLGTKAGDAVIAYALPGS, encoded by the coding sequence ATGCCGTCAACGGGCCGCACGCCTTTCGTCCTTTGGATTGTCGGGATCTGCCTCATGGTCCTGGGTCTGGCCCTGCTGGCCGGAGGCGTCTGGCTCGTGAGCCTGGGCGGGTCCTGGTACTATGCCGTTGCGGGGCTGGTCTTCATCGCCACGGGCGTCCTCCTCATCGTCCGCAGACCTGAGGCGCTCTGGCTCTATGCGGCCTTCGTGCTCGGCACCCTGGCCTGGGCGGTCTGGGAGATCGGGCTCGACTGGTGGCAGCTCGCGCCGCGGGGCGACGTGGTGTTCATCGTTGGTCTCGTCCTGCTGCTTCCCTGGATCGCGCGCCCCCTGGCGCGGGCGGACGATCCGCATCCCTGGCGCGCTGCAGGCCTGCCGCTGGCCGGTGCCCTGGTGATCGCCGCCGTGGTCGGCATCGCGGCGCTCTTCGAGGACTATCATAACCAGGATGGCGCCCTTCCCACCGATGCCGTGGCGGCGGCGCAGCCGGATTATGCCGGCGTTCCCGATAGCGACTGGCACGCCTGGGGCCGCTCAAACTTCGGCAGCCGTTATTCGCCACTCGCCAAGATCACGCCGGACAATGTGAAGAGCCTGAAAGTCGCCTGGACTTATCACACGGGTGATATCCGTGGTCCGGGAGATCCGCAGGAGACCACCTACGAGGTCACGCCCCTGAAGGTGGGGGACACGCTCTATCTCTGCACGCCGCATGATTTCGCCATCGCGCTCGATGCGGAAACCGGGCAGGAGCGCTGGCGCTACGATCCCAAGATCAACCAGTCGAAAGGCCTGCAGCATCTCACCTGCCGCGGCGTGGCCTATCATGCGTCGACGCCCGACAACCTGCCGCCGAACGGCGAATGCCCGCAGCGCATCCTCCTGCCCACCGCCGATGCGCGGCTGATCGCGCTCGATGCCGCGACCGGCAAGACCTGTCCGAGCTTCGGCAAGGACGGGCATGTGGATCTATGGGCCGGCATGCCCGACTTGCAGCCAGGCTTCTATTATTCGACCTCGCCACCGGTGGTGACGAAGAGCCTCGTCATCGTGGCCGGCAACGTGAGCGACAATGTCTCGACCACCGAGCCTTCGGGCGTGATCCGCGCCTACGACATCTACACGGGGCGTCTCGTCTGGAACATGGATCCGGGCGAGCCGGACAGCACCGAGCCTATCGGCCCAGGCGAGACCTACACGCACAACTCGCCCAACAGCTGGAGCGTCTCCAGCGCCGACGAGGCGCTCGGCATGATCTATCTGCCCATGGGTAACGCGACGCCCGACCAGTGGGGCGGCCGCCGGACCGAGAATATGGAGCGCTTCTCCAGCTCCATCCTGGCTCTCGATATCGCGACCGGAAAGGTGCGATGGGTCTACCAGACAGTCCACCACGACCTGTGGGACATGGATATCGGCGCGCAGCCGAGCCTCATCGACCTCAAGCGGAATGGCGAGACGATCCCGGCTCTCGTCGCACCGACGAAGCAGGGCGGAATCTATATCCTCGACCGCCGCAACGGGCAGCCGATCTTCCCCGTGGACGAGAAGCCCGTGCCGCAGGGCGCAGCGCCGGGCGACCGGACCTCGCCGACCCAGCCCTTCTCGTCCGTTTCCCTGGCGCCGGACCAGCCCCTGCGCGAGCGCGACATGTGGGGCGCTACCCTCTTCGATCAGCTCGCCTGCCGCATCCAGTTCCGGCAGTTGCGCTATGAGGGCATGTTCACGCCGCCTTCCACGCAAGGATCCCTTGTCTATCCGGGCAATTTCGGCGTGATCGATTGGGGAGGCATCGCGGTCGATCCGGTACGCCAGATCGCCTTTGCGAATCCGAGCTACATGGCCTTCGTGTCACGCCTCGTCCCGCGCGAGGAGGCGCCGAAGCAGAGCCCGCAGGAGCCTTCGAGCGGCTCCGACATCCAGGGCAGCCAGGAGACCGGCAGCCTCAACCCGAATTTCGGCGCGCCGTTCGCGGTGGATCTGCATGCGCTGCTCTCGCCCCTCGGCCTTCCCTGCCAGGCGCCGCCCTGGGGCTATGTGGCGGGCCTGAACCTGCGCACCGGCGAGGTGGCCTGGAAGCACCGGAACGGCACGGTGCGGGATTCTTCGCCTGTACCGCTTCCTTTCAAGATGGGCGTGCCAAGCCTCGGCGGGCCGATCATGACGGCAGGCGGCGTCGCGTTCCTGACCTCGACCCTGGATTATTACGTGCGCGCCTATGACGTCGCGTCGGGCCGCCAGCTCTGGCAGGACCGTCTGCCGGCGGGTGGGCAGGCCACCCCGATGACCTATCTGTCGCCCAGGAGCGGTCGCCAGTTCCTGGTAGTGGTGGCGGGAGGCCACGGTTCGCTCGGCACCAAGGCCGGGGATGCGGTCATCGCCTATGCGCTGCCCGGTTCCTGA